The Engystomops pustulosus chromosome 9, aEngPut4.maternal, whole genome shotgun sequence genome includes a window with the following:
- the KIFC1 gene encoding kinesin-like protein KIFC1 isoform X1, protein MDNQKPPPSMKMSRLPVPPSRKRALSDENQELAAAPVKPQLGKRLKVSPVRVAASIATSRPRVAPAVALPKPQVIGRQSLQVMQTRNRMNTTAASTKPKVTAAAPAATSAPGKKRAAWDLKGQVTDMKDKVSYYKGQVQSLSEEKARLQSTTGQLQAQMQDLSQRNEDLSQQNEDLSRQLHSMETKLLSEQRKLLDSEREVQRLTALSQKQESELVAEKSLVQELRTTGDSMAQQLKDKEGRLICLEDEKSRLQTIVSEKSEEIIDLKERITQQDTQIYNLETERRRLHNTVQELKGNIRVFCRVRPTLPTEKASSAGHIVFPPSDEKAIVLTKMEESHVGRDKGQTVKYDFNFDCIFSPAASQADVFEEISLLVQSALDGYPVCIFAYGQTGSGKTYTMEGPEHLSMDTMGMIPRAIRQIFASADELKCKGWQYKFTASFLEIYNETLRDLLINRPDKKLEYDIRKVSSSSNDVHVTNLRYVEVSSVEEVHELLRTAKTNRSVAKTALNDRSSRSHSVFQLKIEGENSIRDVRTSSVLSLIDLAGSERLDRSLSTGDRLKETQSINTSLSTLGMVITSLCNKDSHIPYRNSKLTYLLQNSLGGNSKVLMFVNISPLEENFAESVNSLRFASKVNECVIGTARANRK, encoded by the exons ATGGATAATCAGAAGCCTCCGCCGTCTATGAAAATGTCTCGTCTGCCTGTTCCTCCCAGCAGGAAGAGGGCGCTGAGCGATGAGAACCAGGAGCTGGCAGCCGCACCGGTAAAGCCGCAGCTGGGG AAACGTCTGAAGGTGTCTCCAGTCAGGGTCGCAGCCAGTATTGCCACCTCCAGACCCCGTGTTGCCCCAGCTGTGGCTCTGCCCAAGCCCCAGGTGATTG GACGTCAGTCTCTTCAGGTCATGCAAACAAGGAACAGGATGAACACCACAG cagcTTCCACAAAACCTAAAGTTACAG CTGCTGCGCCTGCGGCTACTTCAGCACCAGGCAAGAAACGCGCCGCATGGGACCTTAAGGGTCAGGTCACTGATATGAAGGACAAGGTCTCTTACTACAAAGGCCAAGTGCAGAGCTTGTCTGAGGAGAAGGCCCGCCTCCAGAGCACCACAGGACAGCTCCAAGCCCAAATGCAGGATCTCAGCCAACGAAATGAGGATCTCAGCCAACAAAACGAGGATCTCAGCCGCCAGCTACA TTCTATGGAGACCAAGCTGTTGTCTGAACAAAGAAAACTGTTGGACTCTGAGAGAGAGGTGCAGCGTCTGACAGCACTGAGCCAGAAACAGGAGTCAGAACTGGTGGCAGAGAAGAGCCTGGTGCAGGAGCTGAGGACTACGGGTGACAGTATGGCGCAGCAGCTGAAGGACAAGGAG GGGCGACTGATTTGTCTGGAGGATGAGAAGTCGAGACTGCAGACCATCGTATCGGAAAAGAGCGAGGAGATCATAGATCTGAAGGAACGTATAACACAGCAGGACACCCAGATATACAATCTGGAAACCGAGCGCAGGAGGTTGCATAACACCGTGCAGGAGCTGAAG GGAAACATCCGTGTCTTCTGCAGAGTCCGTCCCACCCTGCCCACTGAGAAGGCTTCATCTGCGGGACATATCGTCTTCCCTCCAAGTGATGAGAAGGCCATTGTCCTGACCAAGATGGAGGAG TCTCACGTTGGTCGGGATAAGGGACAGACGGTCAAATATGACTTTAATTTTGACTGCATCTTTTCTCCTGCGGCTAGTCAGGCTGATGTGTTTGAGGAGATCTCTTTGCTGGTTCAG TCCGCCCTGGATGGTTATCCGGTCTGCATATTTGCATATGGCCAGACTGGCAGCGGGAAGACTTACACCATGGAGGGTCCAGAACACCTCTCTATGGACACCATGGGAATGATTCCCAGAGCAATCCGACAGATCTTCGCAAGTGCAGACGAGCTGAAGTGTAAAGGCTGGCAG TATAAGTTCACTGCAAGTTTCCTTGAGATCTACAACGAGACCCTGAGAGATCTGCTGATAAACCGTCCAGACAAGAAACTGGAGTACGACATCCGTAAAGTCAGCTCATCCAGCAATGACGTCCATGTCACCAACCTGCGCTACGTGGAGGTCTCCAGTGTGGAGGAG GTGCACGAGCTTCTGCGCACAGCAAAAACCAACCGCTCCGTGGCGAAAACTGCCCTGAACGACCGCTCGTCTCGTAGCCACAGCGTGTTCCAGCTGAAGATTGAGGGGGAGAACAGCATCCGAGATGTCCGGACATCAT CCGTCCTGAGCCTGATCGACCTCGCCGGAAGCGAACGCCtggacagatctctatccacAGGAGATCGACTGAAGGAGACGCAGAGCATTAACACTTCCCTCTCCACGCTGGGCATGGTGATCACCTCATTATGTAATAAG GATTCACATATACCATACCGGAATAGTAAGCTGACGTACCTGCTGCAGAACAGCTTGGGAGGGAACTCAAAAGT GTTGATGTTTGTGAACATTTCCCCCTTGGAAGAAAACTTTGCGGAGTCTGTGAATTCTTTGCGCTTTGCCAGCAAG GTCAATGAATGTGTCATTGGAACCGCACGAGCAAACCGCAAATAA
- the KIFC1 gene encoding kinesin-like protein KIFC1 isoform X3: MDNQKPPPSMKMSRLPVPPSRKRALSDENQELAAAPKRLKVSPVRVAASIATSRPRVAPAVALPKPQVIGRQSLQVMQTRNRMNTTAASTKPKVTAAAPAATSAPGKKRAAWDLKGQVTDMKDKVSYYKGQVQSLSEEKARLQSTTGQLQAQMQDLSQRNEDLSQQNEDLSRQLHSMETKLLSEQRKLLDSEREVQRLTALSQKQESELVAEKSLVQELRTTGDSMAQQLKDKEGRLICLEDEKSRLQTIVSEKSEEIIDLKERITQQDTQIYNLETERRRLHNTVQELKGNIRVFCRVRPTLPTEKASSAGHIVFPPSDEKAIVLTKMEESHVGRDKGQTVKYDFNFDCIFSPAASQADVFEEISLLVQSALDGYPVCIFAYGQTGSGKTYTMEGPEHLSMDTMGMIPRAIRQIFASADELKCKGWQYKFTASFLEIYNETLRDLLINRPDKKLEYDIRKVSSSSNDVHVTNLRYVEVSSVEEVHELLRTAKTNRSVAKTALNDRSSRSHSVFQLKIEGENSIRDVRTSSVLSLIDLAGSERLDRSLSTGDRLKETQSINTSLSTLGMVITSLCNKDSHIPYRNSKLTYLLQNSLGGNSKVLMFVNISPLEENFAESVNSLRFASKVNECVIGTARANRK, from the exons ATGGATAATCAGAAGCCTCCGCCGTCTATGAAAATGTCTCGTCTGCCTGTTCCTCCCAGCAGGAAGAGGGCGCTGAGCGATGAGAACCAGGAGCTGGCAGCCGCACCG AAACGTCTGAAGGTGTCTCCAGTCAGGGTCGCAGCCAGTATTGCCACCTCCAGACCCCGTGTTGCCCCAGCTGTGGCTCTGCCCAAGCCCCAGGTGATTG GACGTCAGTCTCTTCAGGTCATGCAAACAAGGAACAGGATGAACACCACAG cagcTTCCACAAAACCTAAAGTTACAG CTGCTGCGCCTGCGGCTACTTCAGCACCAGGCAAGAAACGCGCCGCATGGGACCTTAAGGGTCAGGTCACTGATATGAAGGACAAGGTCTCTTACTACAAAGGCCAAGTGCAGAGCTTGTCTGAGGAGAAGGCCCGCCTCCAGAGCACCACAGGACAGCTCCAAGCCCAAATGCAGGATCTCAGCCAACGAAATGAGGATCTCAGCCAACAAAACGAGGATCTCAGCCGCCAGCTACA TTCTATGGAGACCAAGCTGTTGTCTGAACAAAGAAAACTGTTGGACTCTGAGAGAGAGGTGCAGCGTCTGACAGCACTGAGCCAGAAACAGGAGTCAGAACTGGTGGCAGAGAAGAGCCTGGTGCAGGAGCTGAGGACTACGGGTGACAGTATGGCGCAGCAGCTGAAGGACAAGGAG GGGCGACTGATTTGTCTGGAGGATGAGAAGTCGAGACTGCAGACCATCGTATCGGAAAAGAGCGAGGAGATCATAGATCTGAAGGAACGTATAACACAGCAGGACACCCAGATATACAATCTGGAAACCGAGCGCAGGAGGTTGCATAACACCGTGCAGGAGCTGAAG GGAAACATCCGTGTCTTCTGCAGAGTCCGTCCCACCCTGCCCACTGAGAAGGCTTCATCTGCGGGACATATCGTCTTCCCTCCAAGTGATGAGAAGGCCATTGTCCTGACCAAGATGGAGGAG TCTCACGTTGGTCGGGATAAGGGACAGACGGTCAAATATGACTTTAATTTTGACTGCATCTTTTCTCCTGCGGCTAGTCAGGCTGATGTGTTTGAGGAGATCTCTTTGCTGGTTCAG TCCGCCCTGGATGGTTATCCGGTCTGCATATTTGCATATGGCCAGACTGGCAGCGGGAAGACTTACACCATGGAGGGTCCAGAACACCTCTCTATGGACACCATGGGAATGATTCCCAGAGCAATCCGACAGATCTTCGCAAGTGCAGACGAGCTGAAGTGTAAAGGCTGGCAG TATAAGTTCACTGCAAGTTTCCTTGAGATCTACAACGAGACCCTGAGAGATCTGCTGATAAACCGTCCAGACAAGAAACTGGAGTACGACATCCGTAAAGTCAGCTCATCCAGCAATGACGTCCATGTCACCAACCTGCGCTACGTGGAGGTCTCCAGTGTGGAGGAG GTGCACGAGCTTCTGCGCACAGCAAAAACCAACCGCTCCGTGGCGAAAACTGCCCTGAACGACCGCTCGTCTCGTAGCCACAGCGTGTTCCAGCTGAAGATTGAGGGGGAGAACAGCATCCGAGATGTCCGGACATCAT CCGTCCTGAGCCTGATCGACCTCGCCGGAAGCGAACGCCtggacagatctctatccacAGGAGATCGACTGAAGGAGACGCAGAGCATTAACACTTCCCTCTCCACGCTGGGCATGGTGATCACCTCATTATGTAATAAG GATTCACATATACCATACCGGAATAGTAAGCTGACGTACCTGCTGCAGAACAGCTTGGGAGGGAACTCAAAAGT GTTGATGTTTGTGAACATTTCCCCCTTGGAAGAAAACTTTGCGGAGTCTGTGAATTCTTTGCGCTTTGCCAGCAAG GTCAATGAATGTGTCATTGGAACCGCACGAGCAAACCGCAAATAA
- the LOC140077777 gene encoding uncharacterized protein isoform X1, which yields MAPADSDGTMSTHRTDTSSKRKRTTPQKLKNRKIFALSENDLIENLIPGPPKVGRGRPRKLPITSEEETPKRGRGRPKGSLKKIPSAIKASFFSKIRGGEDQDSQLCLSQFPETLHNRENVPKSPHQSLGKKESQTETPQNKENLPGKYSSPTGSAHRGRGRPKGSKNKTFPVSPTRAYSVREGKSPPVYSPKKEEDPKRQNGVTPHRGRGRPRGSTKVKPSAEIIPKRSRGRPKGSKNKKPSKAALMKLIPGPQKAGRGRPRKLPIASEGETPKRGRGRPKGSLNKMPSARKSVLSSGTHEKRKRGRPKKIVLHPPAALPLTPKRPRGRPKSSGGHLPVPSNLLKLSEYYAHMEEEEDDNDEDNYDKDEDDDDDEDDDDSDE from the exons ATGGCGCCGGCTGACTCCGAT GGAACTATGAGCACGCACAGAACGGACACAAGTTCCAAGCGGAAGCGGACAACGCCACAGAAGCTGAAAAATAGGAAGATCTTCGCCCTCTCGGAGAATGATCTAATAGAG AATCTAATACCTGGACCCCCAAAGGTGGGGAGAGGGAGACCCCGTAAACTGCCAATAACAAGTGAAGAAGAGACGCCAAAACGAGGAAGAGGGCGACCAAAGGGAAGCTTGAAGAAAATCCCCTCTGCCATAAAG GCGTCTTTCTTCTCTAAGATAAGAGGTGGAGAAGATCAGGACAGTCAGCTTTGCTTGTCACAATTCCCCGAAACCCTGCACAACCGGGAGAATGTCCCAAAATCCCCCCATCAGTCCCTGGGAAAGAAGGAAAGCCAGACGGAAACCCCACAGAACAAGGAAAACCTGCCGGGAAAATATTCCAGCCCCACAGGATCTGCACATAGAGGGAGAGGGCGGCCGAAAGGGAGCAAAAACAAGACCTTCCCTGTATCCCCGACAAGG GCCTATTCCGTCCGTGAGGGGAAATCGCCACCAGTTTATTCCCCCAAAAAAGAGGAAGACCCAAAGCGACAGAATGGGGTGACCCCGCACCGAGGCCGAGGGCGACCGAGGGGAAGCACAAAG GTAAAACCCAGCGCTGAGATTATCCCAAAGAGGTCACGGGGGAGGCCAAAGGGCAGCAAAAACAAGAAGCCGTCCAAGGCCGCCCTGATG AAACTGATACCTGGACCCCAAAAAGCGGGAAGAGGGAGACCCCGTAAACTGCCCATAGCATCTGAAGGAGAGACCCCAAAACGAGGAAGAGGGCGACCAAAGGGAAGCTTGAATAAAATGCCTTCTGCCAGAAAG TCAGTTTTGTCTTCGGGGACCCATGAAAAAAGGAAACGGGGACGTCCAAAGAAGATTGTGCTGCACCCCCCCGCTGCACTGCCCCTAACCCCAAAGCGTCCGAGAGGAAGACCAAAGAGCAGCGGCGGCCACTTACCTGTCCCCAGCAATCTG CTGAAGCTTTCAGAATATTACGcacacatggaggaggaggaggacgacaacGACGAGGATAATTATGACAAGGACGaagatgatgacgatgatgaagatgatgacgACTCTGATGAATAA
- the KIFC1 gene encoding kinesin-like protein KIFC1 isoform X2, translating to MDNQKPPPSMKMSRLPVPPSRKRALSDENQELAAAPVKPQLGKRLKVSPVRVAASIATSRPRVAPAVALPKPQVIGRQSLQVMQTRNRMNTTASTKPKVTAAAPAATSAPGKKRAAWDLKGQVTDMKDKVSYYKGQVQSLSEEKARLQSTTGQLQAQMQDLSQRNEDLSQQNEDLSRQLHSMETKLLSEQRKLLDSEREVQRLTALSQKQESELVAEKSLVQELRTTGDSMAQQLKDKEGRLICLEDEKSRLQTIVSEKSEEIIDLKERITQQDTQIYNLETERRRLHNTVQELKGNIRVFCRVRPTLPTEKASSAGHIVFPPSDEKAIVLTKMEESHVGRDKGQTVKYDFNFDCIFSPAASQADVFEEISLLVQSALDGYPVCIFAYGQTGSGKTYTMEGPEHLSMDTMGMIPRAIRQIFASADELKCKGWQYKFTASFLEIYNETLRDLLINRPDKKLEYDIRKVSSSSNDVHVTNLRYVEVSSVEEVHELLRTAKTNRSVAKTALNDRSSRSHSVFQLKIEGENSIRDVRTSSVLSLIDLAGSERLDRSLSTGDRLKETQSINTSLSTLGMVITSLCNKDSHIPYRNSKLTYLLQNSLGGNSKVLMFVNISPLEENFAESVNSLRFASKVNECVIGTARANRK from the exons ATGGATAATCAGAAGCCTCCGCCGTCTATGAAAATGTCTCGTCTGCCTGTTCCTCCCAGCAGGAAGAGGGCGCTGAGCGATGAGAACCAGGAGCTGGCAGCCGCACCGGTAAAGCCGCAGCTGGGG AAACGTCTGAAGGTGTCTCCAGTCAGGGTCGCAGCCAGTATTGCCACCTCCAGACCCCGTGTTGCCCCAGCTGTGGCTCTGCCCAAGCCCCAGGTGATTG GACGTCAGTCTCTTCAGGTCATGCAAACAAGGAACAGGATGAACACCACAG cTTCCACAAAACCTAAAGTTACAG CTGCTGCGCCTGCGGCTACTTCAGCACCAGGCAAGAAACGCGCCGCATGGGACCTTAAGGGTCAGGTCACTGATATGAAGGACAAGGTCTCTTACTACAAAGGCCAAGTGCAGAGCTTGTCTGAGGAGAAGGCCCGCCTCCAGAGCACCACAGGACAGCTCCAAGCCCAAATGCAGGATCTCAGCCAACGAAATGAGGATCTCAGCCAACAAAACGAGGATCTCAGCCGCCAGCTACA TTCTATGGAGACCAAGCTGTTGTCTGAACAAAGAAAACTGTTGGACTCTGAGAGAGAGGTGCAGCGTCTGACAGCACTGAGCCAGAAACAGGAGTCAGAACTGGTGGCAGAGAAGAGCCTGGTGCAGGAGCTGAGGACTACGGGTGACAGTATGGCGCAGCAGCTGAAGGACAAGGAG GGGCGACTGATTTGTCTGGAGGATGAGAAGTCGAGACTGCAGACCATCGTATCGGAAAAGAGCGAGGAGATCATAGATCTGAAGGAACGTATAACACAGCAGGACACCCAGATATACAATCTGGAAACCGAGCGCAGGAGGTTGCATAACACCGTGCAGGAGCTGAAG GGAAACATCCGTGTCTTCTGCAGAGTCCGTCCCACCCTGCCCACTGAGAAGGCTTCATCTGCGGGACATATCGTCTTCCCTCCAAGTGATGAGAAGGCCATTGTCCTGACCAAGATGGAGGAG TCTCACGTTGGTCGGGATAAGGGACAGACGGTCAAATATGACTTTAATTTTGACTGCATCTTTTCTCCTGCGGCTAGTCAGGCTGATGTGTTTGAGGAGATCTCTTTGCTGGTTCAG TCCGCCCTGGATGGTTATCCGGTCTGCATATTTGCATATGGCCAGACTGGCAGCGGGAAGACTTACACCATGGAGGGTCCAGAACACCTCTCTATGGACACCATGGGAATGATTCCCAGAGCAATCCGACAGATCTTCGCAAGTGCAGACGAGCTGAAGTGTAAAGGCTGGCAG TATAAGTTCACTGCAAGTTTCCTTGAGATCTACAACGAGACCCTGAGAGATCTGCTGATAAACCGTCCAGACAAGAAACTGGAGTACGACATCCGTAAAGTCAGCTCATCCAGCAATGACGTCCATGTCACCAACCTGCGCTACGTGGAGGTCTCCAGTGTGGAGGAG GTGCACGAGCTTCTGCGCACAGCAAAAACCAACCGCTCCGTGGCGAAAACTGCCCTGAACGACCGCTCGTCTCGTAGCCACAGCGTGTTCCAGCTGAAGATTGAGGGGGAGAACAGCATCCGAGATGTCCGGACATCAT CCGTCCTGAGCCTGATCGACCTCGCCGGAAGCGAACGCCtggacagatctctatccacAGGAGATCGACTGAAGGAGACGCAGAGCATTAACACTTCCCTCTCCACGCTGGGCATGGTGATCACCTCATTATGTAATAAG GATTCACATATACCATACCGGAATAGTAAGCTGACGTACCTGCTGCAGAACAGCTTGGGAGGGAACTCAAAAGT GTTGATGTTTGTGAACATTTCCCCCTTGGAAGAAAACTTTGCGGAGTCTGTGAATTCTTTGCGCTTTGCCAGCAAG GTCAATGAATGTGTCATTGGAACCGCACGAGCAAACCGCAAATAA
- the LOC140077777 gene encoding uncharacterized protein isoform X2: MSTHRTDTSSKRKRTTPQKLKNRKIFALSENDLIENLIPGPPKVGRGRPRKLPITSEEETPKRGRGRPKGSLKKIPSAIKASFFSKIRGGEDQDSQLCLSQFPETLHNRENVPKSPHQSLGKKESQTETPQNKENLPGKYSSPTGSAHRGRGRPKGSKNKTFPVSPTRAYSVREGKSPPVYSPKKEEDPKRQNGVTPHRGRGRPRGSTKVKPSAEIIPKRSRGRPKGSKNKKPSKAALMKLIPGPQKAGRGRPRKLPIASEGETPKRGRGRPKGSLNKMPSARKSVLSSGTHEKRKRGRPKKIVLHPPAALPLTPKRPRGRPKSSGGHLPVPSNLLKLSEYYAHMEEEEDDNDEDNYDKDEDDDDDEDDDDSDE, encoded by the exons ATGAGCACGCACAGAACGGACACAAGTTCCAAGCGGAAGCGGACAACGCCACAGAAGCTGAAAAATAGGAAGATCTTCGCCCTCTCGGAGAATGATCTAATAGAG AATCTAATACCTGGACCCCCAAAGGTGGGGAGAGGGAGACCCCGTAAACTGCCAATAACAAGTGAAGAAGAGACGCCAAAACGAGGAAGAGGGCGACCAAAGGGAAGCTTGAAGAAAATCCCCTCTGCCATAAAG GCGTCTTTCTTCTCTAAGATAAGAGGTGGAGAAGATCAGGACAGTCAGCTTTGCTTGTCACAATTCCCCGAAACCCTGCACAACCGGGAGAATGTCCCAAAATCCCCCCATCAGTCCCTGGGAAAGAAGGAAAGCCAGACGGAAACCCCACAGAACAAGGAAAACCTGCCGGGAAAATATTCCAGCCCCACAGGATCTGCACATAGAGGGAGAGGGCGGCCGAAAGGGAGCAAAAACAAGACCTTCCCTGTATCCCCGACAAGG GCCTATTCCGTCCGTGAGGGGAAATCGCCACCAGTTTATTCCCCCAAAAAAGAGGAAGACCCAAAGCGACAGAATGGGGTGACCCCGCACCGAGGCCGAGGGCGACCGAGGGGAAGCACAAAG GTAAAACCCAGCGCTGAGATTATCCCAAAGAGGTCACGGGGGAGGCCAAAGGGCAGCAAAAACAAGAAGCCGTCCAAGGCCGCCCTGATG AAACTGATACCTGGACCCCAAAAAGCGGGAAGAGGGAGACCCCGTAAACTGCCCATAGCATCTGAAGGAGAGACCCCAAAACGAGGAAGAGGGCGACCAAAGGGAAGCTTGAATAAAATGCCTTCTGCCAGAAAG TCAGTTTTGTCTTCGGGGACCCATGAAAAAAGGAAACGGGGACGTCCAAAGAAGATTGTGCTGCACCCCCCCGCTGCACTGCCCCTAACCCCAAAGCGTCCGAGAGGAAGACCAAAGAGCAGCGGCGGCCACTTACCTGTCCCCAGCAATCTG CTGAAGCTTTCAGAATATTACGcacacatggaggaggaggaggacgacaacGACGAGGATAATTATGACAAGGACGaagatgatgacgatgatgaagatgatgacgACTCTGATGAATAA